In a single window of the Rhodococcus qingshengii JCM 15477 genome:
- a CDS encoding sulfite exporter TauE/SafE family protein, whose amino-acid sequence MTLAIALAAGAVIGVLLGLLGGGGSILAVPVLVFALGLDIDQAIPISLIVVGVASAVGAIPKVRAHLVQWRLAAVFAAAGIPATFLGSALGRVLPQSVVMIGFAAVMIVAGARMLADRGDTGTACSVGDSGINWRRCAPRAIPAGFAVGVLTGLFGVGGGFLIIPALVLMLGIDMQIAIGTSLLIIVANSAAGLISHLGSGVTIDPAITISFTGAAIVASLVAGRFGNRVDTGKLQHWFAYLVFAVAAYILFDTLVLSR is encoded by the coding sequence ATGACTCTCGCAATCGCACTCGCTGCCGGGGCAGTCATCGGTGTCCTTCTAGGACTCCTCGGCGGCGGCGGATCCATCCTTGCCGTACCGGTCCTGGTGTTCGCCCTCGGCCTCGACATCGACCAAGCAATCCCGATCTCACTGATCGTGGTCGGTGTCGCCTCGGCTGTCGGCGCGATCCCGAAAGTCCGTGCCCATCTTGTGCAGTGGCGACTGGCCGCCGTGTTCGCCGCTGCCGGTATCCCCGCAACCTTCCTCGGTAGTGCCCTCGGGCGAGTGCTCCCGCAGTCCGTCGTGATGATCGGGTTCGCCGCGGTCATGATCGTTGCCGGTGCTCGTATGCTCGCCGACCGCGGCGATACCGGAACCGCCTGCAGCGTAGGTGATTCCGGTATCAATTGGCGTCGCTGCGCACCTCGTGCGATCCCAGCAGGATTCGCCGTCGGTGTGCTGACCGGGCTCTTCGGCGTCGGCGGCGGATTCCTCATCATCCCCGCCCTTGTCCTGATGTTGGGAATAGACATGCAGATCGCGATCGGAACCTCGCTTCTGATCATCGTCGCGAACTCCGCCGCCGGCTTGATCTCACATCTCGGTAGCGGCGTCACCATCGATCCGGCCATCACGATCAGTTTCACCGGAGCTGCGATCGTTGCCTCCTTGGTCGCCGGACGGTTCGGCAACCGCGTCGACACCGGAAAACTTCAACACTGGTTCGCGTACCTGGTGTTCGCCGTCGCCGCGTACATTCTGTTCGATACTCTCGTGTTGAGTCGCTGA